From the genome of Anopheles funestus chromosome 2RL, idAnoFuneDA-416_04, whole genome shotgun sequence:
ttcaTGTGGCTTGGATGTAAACGAATCTTCCAAAAATATACTTATTTGTGGAATTTTGTTCAAagcataaaagaaataaaatttaaataaacagaaGTGTTTTTATCTGCTgcttgaaacatttcaaacaacatTGTTGATAAAGTgaataaatataaagaaaaaagcttaCTTGAGCACGTGTCCGTGTCTATCCTTTGTCAAACCCATCGTACGCATAAATGCTAttttaggtaaaaaaaaccaactctCACAGACATCGCTTAAATTAATAGCAGAGTGGGgaaagaagaagcaacaaaataaaaaaatgcgtccaacaaaccaaacaacagtATAATAGCATCATCATCTCCATTTAATACATCTCGCTCGATCATATGGGGGGAGCGCAGACTGTTGCACGTGCAGGCACCGAACCGCGATTACTGTTGTTGCCGTTGGATGGCGTCTCAGTTTTTTAGCAGGAAAAGAGAACAACGGgtgacaataaataaaaaaagaactacgCGCGATAGTGAACTGGGTTCCGAGAAAGACGCAAATGGTTCGTACGCTTATTATTATGGAGCAATCGGTACAGGCTACTAATGTGAGAaagcatgaaaacaaaacaaaacaaaaaaaaacacacacacattccacaTTTGCATTCTCATCGTCCACGCGTCGCATAACATACTCGACCGTGACCTCCTCCCTTCTCCGTTTGGTTTGTTAGTAAACTGATATGTTGAGTAAGCCCTTTCACCATGCCTTTTTACTCATGGACACTTGTTTCACTGTCCGGTTCCGCAGGACATTTCGGTTCGTCGCACATTCTTCCTTCTACGCCGTCTACTGCCGAAACGCACGCAGATGGTGTTTAtgcgcaaaaagaaaacgcaaacaacaacaatcttcCGCGGGTGAGGAATAATGGCGTAACACAGCATACAAACGGCGGAatttagtaataaaaaaaaacacaccccggAACAAAAACCGGCCAACGCAACAGTAAAGAgatagagggagagagagagagagaaggaacgaagaagaaaaaaatgcacaactAAACGTCTTAACTTATGAATGAATGAAGGAACGTCACTCGCTATACTCACCACAAGGAAGCGGTCCGATCGCATCGGGATGATGCCACCGTCGTCGTCCTCTTCCTCACCGCCGGCTTGACCACCCTGTTCCGCATCCTCCTGGCTCGCTGCTTGAcccatttttcttcccgctTACACCACCACTACGCACACACCACGAAGAATTTCCCTttcttgttgtgtgtgtgtgcgggaaaTGGATTGATGGATGCTCTTCTGGCCGTAATGGCACTAAACTTGCTCCGTGCTGGTGGTGGATTACTTCACACCTTCTCACCACTGCTGCACAAAAACACCACCGAAGGACATGGTCTACTGTCGGTGTAGTATCAGAACGGTTAAACACTTCGatacgcacacgcacgcacaaagCACGCAGAAACACTTTGCAGGGAAAGGATGCACAACGATACGCTGCTTAACGAGGTATTGCGTAAATTACCTcaacaaaaagagagaaaaagaggcAACCATGAGGCAATCACGTCGATTTCAATCACTTTAATTCGATATATGCACTGATTTCCGTAAATGCACTTGTGCTAATGCCCACAACAATAGAATTAACCGAGTAACGGAACGAAAGATGCACAGCAGTGTGCAACATAATTACATCCTGTCACGGATCGCCCCAACCCGGGTGGTGTGCGGGGGTGGGGGGTGTTTTCTGGTGGCGCAAAACCCTGGTTTAGGTTTTCCGCGACAAGATGCACACGCAGCCAAACTACAGACTGTACTGCTGCTAGTGTACTCACGGACTGGACGTCAATGTgaaaaaggataacaaaaCTCGTTATCCTGCGTAGAATGGGAACGATGGGCGGTATATCCTTCAATttttgacacacacacacacacacacgcgcgctcCCTCACACACCACTTACCTTGGAAGCAAGgcctttaaaaaaaggaatgtggTGCGCACACAGCcatacgcatacacacacacacacattcacctgCAGTGAGGATATCCCCAAACACTACTTACGTATGCATGCAATGAGCCTACTTCTCTTTTTCTCCACCGCATGCGTTCGATGGAGAATGGAACGTGGGAAAGGGAAGGGAAACGGCTAGTGTAAATCCTGTTTATCACGGATTGCTATGATTTTCTGCAGGCTTTTAACGCGTTGCAGTACGCTTTTCGCGGACTAGGTATATACACTTTCTTCCCGTACACTTTAACACCGCAGCTGTCTGGGAAAATCCACTTCCCATTACCATGCAACACCCTAGGTAACAGGAGCCAACCAATCGATTATCCttcacaattatttatttgcagCCCGTGTGTATATTGCCCGTTTTGATTTCTATAGTTGTTTTGCCTGCAGCAAATTTGCGACAGGCTGACACAGCGATACGAACACACACTTTGAGCTTCTCGCACTATGCAACTACTGCATCCACACCGCATGGGCACACTAAAAGgagcattaaaataatcacCCCACTCGGTTGGATGGAGCAGCTCAGCGGATGGTTCGCAAGGGCTGCGAGAAACCGAAAACCGACACACGATAGCGAGCGAGCACTGTTTTGGTACAATTTGCAAGTTTCGACCCTTTTGCTTCTGGATAGccgattcgttttttttttctttctttcttctgtttgtttcttattcaatttttgtttctcttccagGCTACCCTCCCGCCTTATCACCTGGTTTTGGCAGccgatatgtttttttcttgtcaccTTTCCCTTCTTCGGTCGGTCGACTTGATTGCCCGCTTGCCGATAGCTTTGATAACGGTCCGGACGCCAGGTGGGAACGATCGGAACGATGGGCGGGCACACTACACCAGTGACAACGAAATTTATGAGCAGGTATACCCGTTGATTAAAAAGGATTAAGACGACGGAAACGCGAACACGGCCGCTGGAAAACGTTGCGCCACTCGCGTcatttttgcccaaaaaaacccGTAGGCTCCGCTCCATAAACAATCAACAAGAGAGCGAGCGAagtggagagaaagagaaagagagagagcgcaaGAGCATTTGTTGTTTCTGTGGACGGGCTCGTTTATTATAGCGCTTTGGCGCGCGCGGTGTGCGACGTGTGTACCTTGGTGATGGAACTAAATCCTACACCTTGCGTATCGAAACCTTGGTTGGCTGAATGTCAAAGTGCTCGAAGCGCGGTTCGTGCAGCCGCTATTGTACTTTTTTCTCGTAAAAGCATGCACTTTGCCGCTGAAAACTGTCGgtaacatttgtttgttgtaaaattgtttcacgGTAGCTGTTTAACGTGCTACAATAGTAAATGCGCATAAGTGTtacaaaaattattcaaatagcAAACAATCTCCAGTAACGTTCAGTGAATCAAGAGAAGATCTTCAACGGTCTGGTATATTTCGGCCATGGAGCACAAGGGATACCCGACACAGGCAAGGACCATCATTTTGCCAATCACTACCCGTGGAGCTGGCTTTATCATCAGAGCGCTAGTTTGCAAACTAGCTCGCCTGCAAATCCGTCAGTTAAACAGTTCAAACATCCACGAACTAGCAGGAGCATTGTACCGTACGACGTTGCTCGCTGTCGAATTGAAGCTTGCTGCCGCCAGAGAACATGCAAGCGTATGCTTTTCCAATTCCAGCGAATTCCTCCGAACTGATCACAGCATTGATATCATGCGTATGCTCTGTGCAATGGGCGCAAACTTTAGAGCAATCACTAACTATATAGCGGCACTTGGCAAATTTACtgcaaattcaattcaatatcTACCTCAAATCCCGAAGGACAAAACGGTTGACGGGATAAATGTGTACGATCCATGCTATATCACGTTTTCGAACCTGAGGCGTTACGCTATAGCTATCTAAGGACGATGCACCCTATGATCAACGCAAATACTTCTATGATCATTCTCCATTTCCAAATGCTACTTGGAACCTAACAGATACGTATTGTAACGTTCGTGGCCCAGCGCTGAGGAACCCCAACGAAGTAATGCCGGATAAGTACGGATTACCAAATATAATAACAGATATCGAAATCATTACGGATGCTGTCGATATTGTCTCACGAAAATATCCGCATTTGATCAGCGATGAAATAATTGATTACTACGCCGATGGAAATGCATGTCAATTTACGAGCTGCGTAGCTAATCCCATTCGCTGCACCGATATTGGGATGAAGAACTATGGAACAACGGATGCTATCACTGGAACCTGTGATTCATTCTGGTCGCCGAATTGTTTAACATCTCCGGAAATGTACCGTGGAGCAGTGCATTTATATGGTGAAGTTCCACACAAATCTCATAATGCAACGTTCGCAATCAGAAAATACCAAGTAGCTGCGGTCACTATGAAATGTGACTACCGTGCAAGCCTTTCGAATATAATCCAACATAGGACTTTCTGAAACCACAATTTCGGAAGCTAATGTTTTCCATAccttacttaaaaaaaacgagataATTTTTCACATCCTCTGGTCATCATGATCGAGAAAAAGACCCCACATTTTCATAACGCTGTTGATTCTTTTctggaaaaattaaaagttatatttcttttcactattATTAACAGTACTTTtgattatagaaaaaaaacgtatataAAGTATACATTCGAGACGGGCAGAGAtatgaaattaaacaataaaaaaaaataataaagaaagaattatCACATTATGTATATCGAAGTTCGGGTTTtgtcatacacacacacgtttgcGAACTGGATTTCGAACAcaaagaaaagcatttttacCGGTTACATTATTCTGGCTTTGGATAGGgaattatgatgatgattatgatcgTAAATGAAAGGAACGATAGAAAAAAGATTTGAAATGgatagaaaggaaaaataaaaaaaaacgaaacaaccgaAAAGGTGCTGCATGTACATGGATCAACCACGCGGAACTAGTTAAAATAGTGTTTTATCTACTATATGCAGTTCCGTTTACATGagggatttgttttcttctctcttttcgcATCAGTCAACAACATCCGGATGAGCCTGAGTGTCGGATTGATTgatccgtgttttttttttaaacaaccaCCATTCATGTCGGCTTGTGTGTGTTACGATACCGAACATTCTGCCTAAGCTGGGAGCTGCAAAATTACGCCTATAGGTACGTGTGTATTGTAGAAATTTTTCCTCTCCTCACTTAAGCAAAAAGAAAGCCATTTTTTTGGATGATAAAGAGTATAAAGGTACCAATACGTTTTAAGTAAtgagaacgagaaaaaaaaatacgagaaGAAATTGAGTAGTAGAGATGAATGCATCATTATGCTAAAAAACAGCATTCTAACGTACAGTAGTAAATCAAGCTCATACGGAACACTAAAGCGAAAACAATGTAAGTGATTGGGAATAAACATTGTAAGACGGGAAAGAATAAATTGTCCCAGTATCGGAAACGTCCGCTGCGCTGATAGAACACAACTGCGCATGAAGTTGAACTGAAGGCAAGCCAACGCACAAAAAAGGAGCGCACTGCACTGCTGTGCAATGTGGCTCACCATCCATATGTAACGGTTAATAATGCAACGGGATAGGCGACCAGGTTGTTGTACAGGACGATGCGTAAATGAGATGTAATCCTAAGCCCTACATTACTGCACACATGGGCATATACATATGCGCCGGTGCTCAATCTCAGACCTCCTtgcgtgtttttgttgttttgatttgaatgCGTTTTTTGCGTGTTCTGCTACTACTTCGCCGCATTCTGaaaacacacactctcacacaTATTCAAACACAGAAACGCGATCTACTAATTCCCTAACGCCTAATCACattcaaatattgttaaacTACCTTATTAAATGATTCATCGCGCCATTACTGCTGTGTTCTGTTGCTGTTCCATCCATTCacgggttttgtgttgtgttcttTTAATACGTTTAATCCTAACCACAATCCTAACTTACACCGACTATCGGCCGCGCTCGGAATGAAACCGAGCAGccgcgagtgtgtgtgtgtgtgtttttttatttgcggGAAACATGCCAGAAAACGGGGGCCGTCATTCATCTTTGTTCCAAAATCTTTGTTCATACAGTTACACAGCCGGCCCGACCCGACCTAGCACGAATCCTAATACGGGTATGCATATAATTGCAGTAGAGTCCTCTCCCTTCCATTACACTATATCTCTCccccttgtgtgtgtgtgtgtagttagTTGCACTTAATACTAGGTTGCGTACAGAGcattttgttgctgtattgTGTTAATCCTTCGCGGAGAGCATTTGTGGTTTTATACCTCTAGCTGCTTCGACGCTTGCTGTATGATGAACGGTTCGCTCCACATGCGCCGCAAATCACCCTGTGGAAAGACAAACAAACTGAAATGATTTAAGGCACGAAGGGTGGATTTCAGCACTTACCTTCAGATATGCCATCGTAAGCAGAGGTAGCAGTGTAAACGGTACGAGATAAAGCAACGCAGGTTGTGCCGCTTTGAATACTTCAGAACTGACAGTCGCGGTTAACAATCCGAGGAAGTAACTGTAAGTGGAGAAAATGGAATATAATTGTTGcgattaaaaattcattctGCTGCCACACCACTCACCCTAATAAGGAACAATGAAAATAAGTAAGCTTCGAGCCAACTCCTTTCGGTGGTGGAACGCCTGTTTCGGCCGTCTGTGTCGACTGGGACTTTTTGTATGCGTCGTAGCGTAGTACGAAGCACAGCAACAGCCCCGGCATCACGATGTCACCCAGCCCAAGCATCGAGAAGTGTCCGCTGTTGTGGATGCTTGGGAACACTAGCTTGCCCGGAAGGTTTAGCTTTGGCGGTTCCTTCACGATACCGCCAAGATTTAGCTTGCGCGCCACAATACCGACGGGGTTGTCTGCGGGCCGTGTGGCCACCTTCACCATCACGTTCGTGCTGAAGATGTACGAGGAGAAGAACACCCAAAACACGTCGTAGATGAGCAGCCCggtcagcagcagcgtggACACCTTCAGGCTCGGAAGTCGCACAAATGCAATGAAGGCCACACACAGGCCCATACCCATAGCATCCATTAGCAACCAGTGGCCGGTCAGCACCCAGATGCAAACGATCGATACGGCAAGCGAAAAGCTAAATAGTTCTGCCGCCGTAAACC
Proteins encoded in this window:
- the LOC125764402 gene encoding signal peptide peptidase-like 3; translation: MSEGFGNGQQEGAAAAAAAAAAAAAAAGQLVVDDNLLGHGSGDGNEYQWAYGTIMDSSRVSTCLISMLLIVYGSFRSLNMEQEQREKEKKRQSESMNNLLTGEPVQQEQNKFATLDTMHALCLPLGASISLLVMFFFFDSMQMLFAVCTAIIATVALAFLLLPMCQYIIRPCTDGNRISFGVCGRFTAAELFSFSLAVSIVCIWVLTGHWLLMDAMGMGLCVAFIAFVRLPSLKVSTLLLTGLLIYDVFWVFFSSYIFSTNVMVKVATRPADNPVGIVARKLNLGGIVKEPPKLNLPGKLVFPSIHNSGHFSMLGLGDIVMPGLLLCFVLRYDAYKKSQSTQTAETGVPPPKGVGSKLTYFHCSLLGYFLGLLTATVSSEVFKAAQPALLYLVPFTLLPLLTMAYLKGDLRRMWSEPFIIQQASKQLEV